The following are encoded in a window of Corvus moneduloides isolate bCorMon1 chromosome 26, bCorMon1.pri, whole genome shotgun sequence genomic DNA:
- the CSF3 gene encoding granulocyte colony-stimulating factor — MCFLTRGLALLLGVLLWAPWQALHGAPLTELSGDEDFQLFLQRNLEFTRKIHGDVAALQRVVCDTFQLCKEEELLLVRQDLDVAQALLEQCHKRTFQAETCFSQIRAGLRIYHGSLATIRDLLPGHAALVETLQLDMANLSSNIQQQMEDLGLATVTYPTENQDPLPTFSSRFRHQVGGFFILANFQRFLETAYRALRHLANL; from the exons ATGTGTTTCCTCACCC GTGGGCTGGCGCTGCTGCTGGGTGTGCTGCTGTGGGCGCCGTGGCAGGCACTGCATGGGGCACCGCTGACCGAGCTCTCGGGGGACGAGGACTTCCAGCTCtttctgcagaggaacctcGAGTTCACCCGCAAGATCCACGGGGATGTGGCTGCGCTGCAGCGCGTGGTG TGTGACACCTTCCAGCTGTgcaaggaggaggagctgctgctggtgcgGCAGGACCTGGACGTCGCACAGGCGCTGCTGGAGCAATGTCACAAGCGCACCTTCCAGGCG GAGACCTGCTTCAGCCAGATCCGTGCCGGGCTCCGCATCTACCACGGCTCTCTGGCCACCATCCGGGACCTGCTGCCTGGGCACGCTGCATTGGTGGAGACCCTGCAGCTGGACATGGCCAACCTGTCCTCCAACAtccagcagcag atGGAGGACCTGGGCCTGGCCACGGTGACGTACCCCACGGAGAACCAGgaccccctccccaccttctCCTCCCGCTTCCGCCACCAAGTCGGTGGCTTCTTCATCCTGGCCAACTTCCAGCGGTTCCTGGAGACGGCGTACCGGGCGCTGCGGCACCTCGCCAACCTCTGA